A single window of Periophthalmus magnuspinnatus isolate fPerMag1 chromosome 9, fPerMag1.2.pri, whole genome shotgun sequence DNA harbors:
- the erap1b gene encoding endoplasmic reticulum aminopeptidase 1b, with product MLASTILLLVSLSLSFGAQLPNQAASKDAPIATNGQPFPWTTMRLPKSIFPVHYDLSIHPNLTTLDFTGVVRIELDVLEDTDMIVLHAKKMQVSNVFLFGPEGVKSLDVLEYPRFHQLALISDTVLTKGRKYEVHLEFAANLSDSFHGFYKGSYQTSSGEVRVLASTQFEATFARGAFPCFDEPAFKANFTIQIVREPRHIAISNMPKIKTVELPGGLLEDHFDTTVKMSTYLVAYIVCDFLSVSGTTQHGVEISIYAVPEKINQTAFALSAAIKLLDFYDDYFDIPYPLPKQDLAAIPDFQSGAMENWGLTTYRETALLFDPEKSSASDKLGITKVIAHELAHQWFGNLVTMDWWNDLWLNEGFAKFMEYVSVRIAYPELQVDDFFLGKCFEAMEVDSLSSSHPVSTPVENPTQIQEMFDDVSYDKGACILNMLQDFLSPEAFEIGIIRYLKKYSYQNTVNSHLWESLSDICNSGVLDLKQKRHKEFCSKRSVQSGASKWYSGDELDVRAIMDTWTLQEGFPLVTVEVKGREVRLSQERYLKTNDPSLTEGFLWQIPLTYKTSASNTVHRFLLKTKTDVLYLLEEVSWVKFNVDMNGYYMVHYAGEGWDSIIKLLRHNHTALSSNDRASLIQNIFQLVSIGKVRLDQALDLSLYLSKETEIMAVTQGFGELVPLYKLMEKRDMPVLENQMKDYIVQLFQGLIDRQDWADSGSVSQRMLRSYLLVFACVRNYPPCVKKATELFNQWKESDGTMSLPVDVTMAVFVIGARTPEGWDFLFDKYRQSMQMSVKSRMKTAMSVTPLQDKLTWMLEQSLNGKVMKTQDLPDVLVSISRNPRGYKLAWDFLRANWHTLIHKFDLGSNTVSFMVNGVTNQYSTREKLDEVRSFFGSLTEETGSEMRCIQQTYETIEDNIRWMDTHLSLLQNWLNKHSAKPVHDDL from the exons ATGCTGGCCTCTACTATCCTGTTGCTGGTAtccctttctctttcatttGGAGCACAACTTCCAAACCAAGCAGCTTCTAAGGATGCCCCTATCGCAACCAATGGCCAGCCGTTTCCGTGGACGACCATGAGACTTCCCAAATCCATCTTTCCTGTCCATTATGATCTGAGCATCCACCCCAACCTGACCACTTTAGACTTCACTGGCGTTGTCCGGATCGAGCTGGATGTGCTTGAAGACACTGATATGATAGTGCTGCACGCCAAGAAGATGCAAGTGTCAAACGTGTTCCTATTTGGCCCTGAAGGTGTGAAATCCCTGGATGTTTTGGAGTATCCTCGCTTCCACCAGCTGGCCCTCATTTCAGACACAGTTTTGACCAAAGGTAGAAAGTATGAAGTTCATCTCGAGTTTGCTGCGAACTTGTCCGACAGCTTCCATGGGTTCTACAAGGGCAGCTATCAAACGAGCAGCGGCGAAGTCAG AGTCCTGGCATCGACGCAGTTTGAAGCCACCTTTGCCAGAGGAGCTTTTCCATGTTTTGACGAGCCTGCCTTCAAAGCCAATTTCACTATTCAGATCGTCCGTGAGCCACGCCACATCGCGATATCCAACATGCCCAAG ATAAAAACAGTGGAGTTACCTGGAGGTTTACTGGAGGATCACTTCGACACCACAGTGAAAATGAGCACTTACCTCGTGGCTTATATCGTCTGTGACTTCCTGTCTGTTAGCGGGACCACGCAGCATGGAGTCGAG ATTTCGATCTACGCCGTACCTGAGAAGATTAACCAAACGGCTTTTGCACTGAGCGCTGCGATCAAACTTCTggacttttatgatgattattttgacATTCCGTACCCGCTCCCAAAACAGG ATCTGGCTGCTATCCCTGATTTCCAGTCTGGTGCTATGGAGAACTGGGGCTTAACCACATACAGAGAGACGGCTCTGCTGTTCGACCCAGAGAAATCCTCAGCTTCAGACAAACTGGGCATTACCAAAGTGATCGCCCATGAACTGGCCCATCAG TGGTTTGGGAACTTGGTCACTATGGACTGGTGGAACGACTTGTGGCTTAACGAAGGCTTTGCTAAATTCATGGAGTATGTCTCAGTGCGCATCGCCTACCCAGAGCTGCAAGTC GATGACTTCTTCTTGGGAAAGTGTTTCGAGGCCATGGAGGTGGACTCTCTGAGCTCGTCCCACCCGGTGTCTACGCCGGTGGAGAACCCGACGCAGATCCAGGAGATGTTTGATGATGTTTCGTATGATAAG GGGGCGTGCATTCTCAATATGCTGCAGGACTTCCTTTCTCCTGAAGCCTTTGAGATCGGAATCATTAGATACTTAAAGAAATACAGTTATCAAAACACCGTCAACAGCCATTTGTGGGAGAGTCTGAGTGAT ATCTGCAACTCAGGCGTTTTGGATCTGAAgcaaaaaagacacaaagagTTCTGTTCAAAGAGAAGCGTTCAGTCTGGAGCCTCG AAATGGTACTCTGGTGATGAGCTGGACGTCCGGGCCATCATGGACACGTGGACCCTGCAGGAGGGATTTCCTCTGGTCACTGTGGAGGTTAAAGGTCGGGAGGTTAGACTGAGCCAAGAACGTTATCTGAAAACTAATGACCCCTCACTCACTGAAGG aTTTCTATGGCAAATCCCCCTGACCTACAAAACCAGCGCATCAAACACCGTCCATCGCTTCCTTTTAAAGACTAAAACTG ATGTTCTGTACCTGCTAGAGGAGGTCAGCTGGGTCAAGTTCAACGTGGACATGAATGGATATTATATGGTTCACTACGCGGGCGAGGGCTGGGACTCCATTATTAAACTGCTCCGGCACAACCACACAGCCCTGAGCAGCAACGATCGCGCCAGCCTCATTCAGAACATCTTCCAGCTCGTCAG TATCGGGAAGGTGAGACTGGACCAGGCTCTGGATCTGTCCCTTTATCTGTCCAAAGAGACGGAGATTATGGCCGTGACGCAGGGGTTTGGAGAGCTCGTGCCTCTCTACAAACTGATGGAGAAACGGGACATGCCTGTCCTCGAAAACCAGATGAAG GATTACATCGTGCAGCTGTTCCAGGGGCTGATCGACCGTCAGGACTGGGCCGACTCGGGGTCCGTGTCTCAGCGCATGCTCCGGAGTTATCTGCTGGTCTTCGCCTGCGTCAGGAACTACCCTCCGTGTGTGAAAAAGGCCACGGAGCTTTTCAACCAGTGGAAGGAATCAGATGGAACAATGAG TCTCCCAGTTGATGTCACGATGGCTGTTTTTGTGATTGGAGCCCGAACTCCAGAAGGATGGGATTTCCTGTTTGATAAATATCGCCAATCGATGCAAATGTCCGTCAAGAGCCGAATGAAAACCGCCATGTCCGTCACCCCCCTGCAGGACAAACTCACATG GATGTTGGAGCAGAGCCTTAACGGGAAAGTGATGAAGACTCAGGACCTTCCAGATGTTTTGGTGTCGATCAGCAGAAATCCTCGTGGTTACAAACTTGCCTGGGATTTCCTTCGAGCGAACTGGCACACGCTGATTCATAa